The genomic interval CTTTTTTGGTTTAACCCTGTAAGTAGAAAAATTTTCCTTTTGTCATCCTCCGGTTCCCCAAAATACCCTTCAAAAAAATAAAAAATGCTTTTTAGCCTCTGTTGTCCGTCAATTACAAAAAGCTGTTGAGATTTGGTCTCGTTATACAGAAAAATTGCTGGTACCGGTAGACCCACAAGAAAGGATTCGATGAGCTTACTTGCTTGAGCCTGCTTCCATACGAAACTCCGCTGAAAGGAAGGGATGTTGATTTCTCCACTTTTCCATTTCGAATACAAAACCTCAAGTGTGTAGTCTGCAGGGAATGTTACAATATTAAAATCGGGGGGTGCACTTTCATAATCTTCGTCCTCTGCCTTTATCGGCTCTAGCAGAATGTCTGCTTCGATTGCTGTCGCTCTCTCATACTCCAAACGCCCATTAGATTCAGATGTTATTTCCATGTTTGTACCCCCATCGCTTGTTATTATCTCCTTCCATATTTTACTTTATTGAGCTTGTTTTTTAAATTAAACCCCATAGACATAACCTTGAGGACTCAGATCTACACTTTTGACAAAGTCTACATTCCTCCCCCATAACAATTCATCTTCTCGGGAATTAGCTTCTGGGTCATCCTCCAAAGATCTTTACCCCAGGAACCTGCCGGAATCCGGCAGGATAAGGGATACGATCTTGCATCCCTTATCTCCGAATTGTTTCGGGATGATCCGTTTTGTCAATGCGGGTCTGACACCTATGGCACCTTATAAAATATTTACTCACCGTGCTAATCTACCGCCACTGCCCAATTTTCCACAGCCACGACGATTTCGCTTTTCAGAGAACCGAGGTTCCTTTCAATTCCATCGAGGTAATCATCCCCAAGGTGCCGTCGCAAAAAGGCTAATTCATCCTTTAGCCGCTGGACTTCTCCAGTTTTGCCAAGCTTAATGTCAAGTTCGGCGAAACGCCTTAAGGTAAATTTGGGGAGGGTCCGAAAATCCCTCAGATCACGAATAAGGGTTCTGATGAAAGGTAGATCTTCCTCCAACTCGCTACCAAAGTGTCTCTGAGCGGTTTTAAGGTTGGACATTGCTTTTGTTTCAAGAGACGTATCACTAGCGCTTGAACGCAGAACCTCCGAATAGTTTTTCATCTTCTCGTAGTTAGACCAGAAGAGAGAGCTCATCTCAAGCCTTGGTTCAGAATACCCGCACTGGATAAGGGGCAGACACTCTTCAAAAAGTATGGATTCCGGGTCAGTATCACTTTCTCCTTCAAGAAGAGAAACAAAGAACCCCAGGGATTTTCTTCTGCATATAACAAGTCCGTACTTTTCTGCATTTTTTGCGGTTTTCACCCGTGAGGGAAGGTCTTTTATACGCCGAATCACGTCCGGGTGTTCCTTTTCTATGAGGCTGAGTTCGCGACGGATCCTGGTTAATATACCTTCCTCTTCTGATTCTTCGGGGTTGCGGCTGATCCTGGTGAAGAGTTCGGATGGCACCGGGGTTTCATCAACATCGAATATTTTTGAATCCTCGCCCAGTGTGTTGTGTATAAGGAACATCTTATTTCCCGCAATTTCCCTGCTCCTGACTACAGTAGAGCCCTGTTCCGTTGGGAAGAAGTTGAATATCCGCAATTTTTCGAAGACTTTGGCGCCGATCCTGTTTATCCGGCCCAGGCGCTGTATCACGCGCGTCGGGTTCCAGGGAATGTCGTAGTTGATGATGGCCCCCGCCCTATTCAAATTGAACCCTTCGGACAGTTTGTCACTGGTAAGGAGGATTCGATAATCATCCTTCTGGTTCCTCTTTTTAACGCTGGCATCGAAGTTCGCAAGAATCTCCTCAAGTAGCTGTCCATTTAAACTGCCCTGCACAGAGAGGACTTGTCCCGGAAAAGCGTCCTGAAGCATGGGCTCAAGGTGTTTTACAGTATCAACATATTCAGAGAATAGTATGACTTTGCGAGGTGGTTCCGCGCCATTTTGAGATTCGTTCAGGATATCTCCTATCTCTTTTACCAGTCTTTCTCCTTTTGGGTCGTTTTCAACAAGGCTCAATTGATCGATCTCTTTAGCAATCTCCACGAAAAGAGAAAGGTCGGAGGCAATATCGACCATGAACTCCTCCTTACGTTCAAAGGCGTTAACATCGTAAATTCTGTCGTTCCTGGGTCTTCGCTCTGCCTCCAGGGCTATCGCGAATTCTTCAAGCATCTTGTCGATTTCATCGGGGTCAAGGTCGTAACTGCGCTCCACGAGTTTCCTGTCCAGGATATACCTGCCTCCGGAATTATCAATAAATTCCTGGACGCAACGATGAACTCTGATAAAGTTTTCGACGCTTCGTCTGAAAGAACCGAATGAACTCTCAAAGCGCTTTACAAGCAAACGGCGCATAAAGTCGTACAAGTTCCGTTGCTGCTGGAAGGCCCGGTTTTCGAGTTCGTCCATCTCCTCGGTATCTTTTACGCTTTCATAGCTGAAGGGCTGGTAAATCGCTCCGGTAAACCTTCCATTTTCTCCAAAATACTCTTCGATAACTCGATCATAGAAAGCCGACTGTTCCTTTGAAAGTTCAAAAAAGAGCTCCCTGGGGTTTTCTACTTTTGAAAGCTCTTCGACTTCTTCTCCATAGACAGGATCATTTATCAAGTCCAGCCTGTTTCTTCGGATCATTACGGGCTGAAGAGTCGCCCGAATCCGCATTGAGAGTGTATGGGCGCGGGTTTTGACAAGTCTCAAGTCGATCGGGAGTTCCCCTATCAGTTCCTTGTAGAAGCGCTCCGCTCTGGTTTTTTTCTCGGCATTTGCAGAGTTCCAGTTTTTGCTGATAAAGGAGAGTCTAAAGAAAAGATACTGGTAATGGGAGAAACGGGCCTCCAGGTTCTCATCCAGCGAAATTTTGGATTTTCCAGGAACAATAAAGAGCTTCAAGAGAGCAAAAATATCAGCCGGTGTGTTGTTGAAAGGTGTTGCCGTCAGAAGGATTGTTTTCCGGTTCTTGCAGATAACGCTGAGATGCTCGTATCCTGTCGTGTCCTGGTTGCGGAAGCGATGGACCTCGTCGACAATAACTACTTCTATATCTCTTCCCTGATCCTGGAGATACTCTGCGACATTTTCAAGATCGCCGGACGATCTAACTTCCCAATCGTAAAGTTTGAAATCGTGGACATATTTCTTCCACCCCGATTTCCCGTTGGGATCACCTATAAGACTTGGCGGGCATATGATCATGCCTCTTCGACCAAGATTTTTGGCCACCATTCCCGCAATAACCGATTTGCCAAGGCCGACAACATCGGCAATGACCACGCCGTTATAATTCTCCAGGACAGTAAGCGCCTGGTTGACAGCATCTATCTGGTAGGAATAAACACGATACCCCCCCGACTCCAGCAGCCTGATCACCAGTGGTTTCACTGTTTTCTGCTCCTGGAGTTCCGCATAGGTTTTCAGAATAAGCGCATAAGCCTCGAACGGGGTTACTTCCGCGGCCTGGGTCCGATTTTTGACGATATCCAAAAGCCTGCCCCGTCTTGAATCGTTTTCGGTAATCGGGACCGCGCTCTCCCAGAGGGCGTCGAAATACTCTTCGGCCTCCTGGGTGCCGTAATCTCCTATCTCCACGTTGAATTCGTTCTGTTCGAGTATCCCAGCCCGAGTGAGGTTGCTGCTTCCGGTAATGAATTTTGTATCGGCTATTCCTCTAAGGTGTTCCTGGATCTTGAAAAGATAGAGTTTGGCGTGGTTCGGGTCGGCCGTCCTGCGAATCAGAAGGCGGTTGCCATCAACAAGATCCAGGAAGAAGCGGACCTGACTATAGAAATCCTCCGAATCCAGTTCTTCATCGTTTAGGGCTACCTTGAGAGAGTCGAAGAACCGCTCGGCCTTATCCTCGTTGGTAAGGCTGCCGGAGGCTGGACCGTGCTCGACGATGCGCCCCAGAGTGCCATCGACTTCAAGCCCCACCAATATCTTGACGATGATGTCATCGCGGCCCGCCAGAGAACCCGCGACTTCCCGCCAACCGGAAAAGTAGAAGAATCCGACCAGAAATTTCAGCTCTTCGCTGTGTTCGATCAGTTGTGAAATC from Syntrophales bacterium carries:
- a CDS encoding helicase-related protein, yielding MRKSAFITNAPEATLKKRISQLIEHSEELKFLVGFFYFSGWREVAGSLAGRDDIIVKILVGLEVDGTLGRIVEHGPASGSLTNEDKAERFFDSLKVALNDEELDSEDFYSQVRFFLDLVDGNRLLIRRTADPNHAKLYLFKIQEHLRGIADTKFITGSSNLTRAGILEQNEFNVEIGDYGTQEAEEYFDALWESAVPITENDSRRGRLLDIVKNRTQAAEVTPFEAYALILKTYAELQEQKTVKPLVIRLLESGGYRVYSYQIDAVNQALTVLENYNGVVIADVVGLGKSVIAGMVAKNLGRRGMIICPPSLIGDPNGKSGWKKYVHDFKLYDWEVRSSGDLENVAEYLQDQGRDIEVVIVDEVHRFRNQDTTGYEHLSVICKNRKTILLTATPFNNTPADIFALLKLFIVPGKSKISLDENLEARFSHYQYLFFRLSFISKNWNSANAEKKTRAERFYKELIGELPIDLRLVKTRAHTLSMRIRATLQPVMIRRNRLDLINDPVYGEEVEELSKVENPRELFFELSKEQSAFYDRVIEEYFGENGRFTGAIYQPFSYESVKDTEEMDELENRAFQQQRNLYDFMRRLLVKRFESSFGSFRRSVENFIRVHRCVQEFIDNSGGRYILDRKLVERSYDLDPDEIDKMLEEFAIALEAERRPRNDRIYDVNAFERKEEFMVDIASDLSLFVEIAKEIDQLSLVENDPKGERLVKEIGDILNESQNGAEPPRKVILFSEYVDTVKHLEPMLQDAFPGQVLSVQGSLNGQLLEEILANFDASVKKRNQKDDYRILLTSDKLSEGFNLNRAGAIINYDIPWNPTRVIQRLGRINRIGAKVFEKLRIFNFFPTEQGSTVVRSREIAGNKMFLIHNTLGEDSKIFDVDETPVPSELFTRISRNPEESEEEGILTRIRRELSLIEKEHPDVIRRIKDLPSRVKTAKNAEKYGLVICRRKSLGFFVSLLEGESDTDPESILFEECLPLIQCGYSEPRLEMSSLFWSNYEKMKNYSEVLRSSASDTSLETKAMSNLKTAQRHFGSELEEDLPFIRTLIRDLRDFRTLPKFTLRRFAELDIKLGKTGEVQRLKDELAFLRRHLGDDYLDGIERNLGSLKSEIVVAVENWAVAVD